The following proteins are encoded in a genomic region of Oryctolagus cuniculus chromosome 6, mOryCun1.1, whole genome shotgun sequence:
- the LOC100351117 gene encoding putative olfactory receptor 2W6, with translation MGGYNASHLQPFILVGFSDRPGLEVILFAVVLVFYVLALVGNAAIMLVSVLDTRLHTPMYFFLGNLSFLDLCFTTSIVPQLLWNLWGPEKTITYHGCVAQLYIYMVLGSTECVLLAVMSYDRYVAVCRPLHYTVLMHPRLCLQLVTMAWCCGFVNAFVMCPQTVQLSRCGRRRVDHFLCEMPALIAMSCEDTTLVETFAFALGVALLLVPLALVLTSYGAIAVAVLRIKSNAGRKKAFHTCSSHLTVVSLFYGTIIYMYLQPASSYSQDQGKFLTLFYTIVTPSIKPLIYTLRNKDMKGALRRLLGWEKGGGED, from the coding sequence ATGGGTGGGTACAATGCCAGCCACCTGCAGCCGTTCATCCTGGTGGGCTTTTCTGACCGGCCTGGCCTGGAGGTCATTCTCTTTGCTGTGGTCCTGGTCTTCTACgtcctggccctggtgggcaacGCTGCCATCATGCTTGTGTCGGTGCTGGACACCAGGCTgcacacacccatgtacttctTTCTGGGGAACCTGTCTTTCTTGGACCTCTGCTTCACCACAAGCATcgtgccccagctgctgtggaacCTGTGGGGACCAGAGAAGACCATCACCTACCACGGCTGCGTGGCCCAGCTCTACATCTACATGGTGCTGGGCTCCACTGAGTGTGTCCTACTGGCTGTCATGTCCTATGACCGTTACGTGGCCGTCTGCCGGCCCCTGCACTACACGGTGCTCATGCACCCGCGTCTCTGCCTACAGCTGGTGACcatggcctggtgctgtggctttgTCAACGCGTTTGTCATGTGTCCTCAGACGGTACAGCTCTCACGGTGTGGGCGCCGCAGGGTGGACCACTTCCTGTGTGAGATGCCTGCTCTCATCGCCATGTCCTGTGAGGACACCACGCTGGTGGAGACTTTTGCCTTTGCCCTGGGGGTTGCCCTGCTCCTGGTGCCGCTCGCCCTGGTCCTCACCTCCTACGGTGCCATTGCCGTCGCCGTGCTAAGGATCAAGTCCAACGCAGGGCGCAAGAAGGCCTTCCACACCTGCTCTTCCCACCTGACCGTGGTCTCCCTCTTCTACGGAACCATCATCTACATGTACCTGCAGCCGGCCAGCAGCTACTCTCAAGACCAGGGCAAGTTCCTCACCCTCTTCTACACCATCGTCACGCCCAGCATCAAACCCCTCATCTACACCCTCAGGAATAAGGACATGAAGGGGGcgctgaggaggctcctggggtgggaaaaagggggtggggaagacTAA